The genomic region GCTGAATTCAGTATCATTTTTAATCTCCTCCCCTTAGACACAATACAAAACCTGGTCTTGCATTGCAAATTGGTTTCGTGAAAATATACCGCAAAAATGCGCGGAACCCCTGATATGAAAGGGATTTTCCGGGTATAAATTTACACGGTTTAATTATACTATACTGGTCAGGCATTACAATGAATATTTAGAAAATAAAGAAAACAATTTTACACTATATTTCCATTTTTACAGTAAGAAAGAGTAAAAAGGCGGATGGAATAGATTTTTGAAGGAATGTTTGATAAAATTTATATGTTCTTTATTAGAAATGGAGGGAACAGGATGTCTGAGATTAATCTGGATACGGTAAAACACGTGGCGAATCTGGCACGTATCGAAATACAGGATGAGAAAGCAGCAGAAGCTTTCACGAAGGAATTGGACAAGATTGTGGACTACGCCCACCTTCTCGATGAAGTGGATCTGAGTGAGACGGAGCCGATGTTCCACGCGTTGGATCTGACCAACGTCATGCGTGAAGATGTTCCAAGTGAACCTTTATCGCAGGAAGAAGCGATGAGCAATGCGAAATCTACAAAAGACGGCCACTTCAAAGTGCCGAAAATGTTATAAGGAGGGCTAGTGTGAACATTCATGAAATGACAGTGGAAACACTGTATGAAAAGATACAATCCAAAGAGATCAAACCTTCTGAAGTAGTGGGTGCGCTATTCGATAGAATCGAAGCGTCTGATGAGACAATCGGTTCTTTTTTGTTTGTCAATAAAGAAGAGGCGATGAAACAGGCTGAGGCACTCGACCAGCTTCAGGCGGAAGATAGGATGGAGGGGCCGCTGTTCGGCATTCCGATGGGCATCAAAGACAACATCTGCACCAAGGATGTACTGACGACATGCGCGAGCCGTATGCTGGAGGACTTCATTCCGGTATATGACGCGACGGTCATGGAGAAGCTCAATGATGCGAATGCAGTCATGATGGGCAAGCAGAATATGGACGAGTTCGCCATGGGCGGCTCCACGGAGAACTCCTACTTCAAGGAGACGCGCAATCCATGGGACATCAAAGCTGTTCCAGGCGGCTCTTCAGGCGGCTCTGCAGCAGCAGTGGCGGCTGGTTTCGTTCCATTCTCCCTCGGCTCCGATACGGGTGGTTCGGTCCGTCAGCCTGCAGCCTTCTGTGGTGTGGTGGGCATGAAGCCGACATACGGACGTGTGTCCAGGTACGGCCTCGTGGCATTCGCGTCATCACTTGATCAGATCGGTCCGATCACAAGGAATGTCAGGGACAACGCAAAGGTCCTTGAACTGATTTCAGGTTCCCACAATAAGGATGCGACAAGCAAACCAGGTATGGACAACAACTTCCTGGAGGGCATAGACAAGGATCTATCCGGCATGAAGATCGCCCTTCCGAAGGAGTTCATCGGGGAAGGCATCAGCGAAGAAGTGGAGGCATCCGTCAGAAAGGCTGCCGAAACATTCGAATCCCTCGGTGCGACAGTGGAGGAAGTATCCATTCCCCACACCAAATATGTGGTCAGTGCATACTACCTGATCGCCTCCAGTGAAGCGAGCTCAAACCTTGCCCGCTTTGACGGCATACGCTACGGCTACAAGGCTGAAGGTACGAAGACGCTTGAGGAGCACTATAAGAAGACACGTGCAGAAGGGTTCGGCGAAGAGGTCAAACGCCGCATACTCCTCGGAACATTCGTGCTCAGTGCCGGCCACTATGACCAGCACTACATCCGTGCCCAGAAGCTGCGCGGCGTCATCGAGCGTGAGATGAAGGATCTCTTCAATGAATATGATCTAATCATCGGCCCGACGACGCCGACACCTGCATACGACCTCGGAGAGAAGTCCGACGATCAGCTGGAGATGTACAAGGATGATATCCTGACCATTCCAGCGAACTTGACAGGGATGCCGGCCCTCTCCATCCCGAGTGGCCTGAGCACATCCGGCCGTCCAATCGGGCTGCAGCTCATCGGCAACCACTTTGATGAGAAGAAAATATACAATGCGGCATTGAAATTCGAAGAGCAGTTCAATCTCCACGAAGAACTGAAGTCGCTGCAACTGGAGGTGCAATAATGCATTTTGAAACGGTCATTGGACTGGAAGTCCACGTTGAACTTAAAACAAACACCAAAATGTTCTCGGATGCACCTGCACACTTTGGTGCCGAGCCGAACACGAACTTGAGCGTCATTGACCTCGCCTATCCGGGCACGCTGCCTGTACCGAACAAGGAAGCTGTCAACTTCGGCATGAAGGCGGCCATGGCCCTCAATATGGATATTGCAGACGTGACGAAATTCGACAGGAAGAACTATTTCTATCCGGACAACCCGAAAGCATATCAGATTTCACAATTCGACCAGCCGATCGGAGAGAACGGCTGGATCGAAATCGAAGTCGGCGGGGAGACGCGGCGCATTGGCATCACCCGTCTGCACCTTGAGGAAGATGCTGGCAAATCGACGCATAAGGAAGACCATTCACTGGTCGACCTGAACCGTCAGGGGACGCCGCTTGTCGAAATCGTCTCCGAGCCGGACATCAGGACGCCTGAGGAGGCGTATGCCTATCTCGAGAAGCTGAAGGCGATCATCCAGTATACAGGCGTTTCCGACTGCAAGATGGAGGAGGGCTCACTCCGCTGTGATGCCAACATCTCCCTGAGACCGTATGGCCAGGAGGAATTCGGCACGAAGGCTGAATTGAAGAACCTGAATTCCTTCAACTATGTCAGGAAAGGTCTGGAATTCGAAGAGAAGCGCCAGGAAAAAGTGCTGATGAAGGGCGGGGAGATCGCCCAGGAGACCCGCCGCTTCGATGAGAAGAGCGGGGACACGGTCCTCATGCGCGTCAAGGAAGGATCGGACGACTACAGATACTTCCCGGAACCGGACCTTGTGGAAATCCATATCGACCAGGAGTGGAAGGACAGGATCCGCGAAAGCATCCCGCTCCTGCCTGATGCCCTCAAAGAAAAGTATGTGGATGAATACGGACTTCCGGCATATGATGCCCACGTACTCACACTCAAGAAGGAGACTTCGGACTTCTTCAATGAAATGGTGGAGTCCCATCAAGCAGACGTGAAGCTCGCCTCCAACTGGCTGATGGGCGGCGTGAATGAATACCTCAACAAGCAGCAGGTCGAACTCGGTGAGACGGCGCTTACGCCGGAGAA from Salinicoccus sp. RF5 harbors:
- the gatC gene encoding Asp-tRNA(Asn)/Glu-tRNA(Gln) amidotransferase subunit GatC, which gives rise to MSEINLDTVKHVANLARIEIQDEKAAEAFTKELDKIVDYAHLLDEVDLSETEPMFHALDLTNVMREDVPSEPLSQEEAMSNAKSTKDGHFKVPKML
- the gatA gene encoding Asp-tRNA(Asn)/Glu-tRNA(Gln) amidotransferase subunit GatA is translated as MNIHEMTVETLYEKIQSKEIKPSEVVGALFDRIEASDETIGSFLFVNKEEAMKQAEALDQLQAEDRMEGPLFGIPMGIKDNICTKDVLTTCASRMLEDFIPVYDATVMEKLNDANAVMMGKQNMDEFAMGGSTENSYFKETRNPWDIKAVPGGSSGGSAAAVAAGFVPFSLGSDTGGSVRQPAAFCGVVGMKPTYGRVSRYGLVAFASSLDQIGPITRNVRDNAKVLELISGSHNKDATSKPGMDNNFLEGIDKDLSGMKIALPKEFIGEGISEEVEASVRKAAETFESLGATVEEVSIPHTKYVVSAYYLIASSEASSNLARFDGIRYGYKAEGTKTLEEHYKKTRAEGFGEEVKRRILLGTFVLSAGHYDQHYIRAQKLRGVIEREMKDLFNEYDLIIGPTTPTPAYDLGEKSDDQLEMYKDDILTIPANLTGMPALSIPSGLSTSGRPIGLQLIGNHFDEKKIYNAALKFEEQFNLHEELKSLQLEVQ
- the gatB gene encoding Asp-tRNA(Asn)/Glu-tRNA(Gln) amidotransferase subunit GatB; this translates as MHFETVIGLEVHVELKTNTKMFSDAPAHFGAEPNTNLSVIDLAYPGTLPVPNKEAVNFGMKAAMALNMDIADVTKFDRKNYFYPDNPKAYQISQFDQPIGENGWIEIEVGGETRRIGITRLHLEEDAGKSTHKEDHSLVDLNRQGTPLVEIVSEPDIRTPEEAYAYLEKLKAIIQYTGVSDCKMEEGSLRCDANISLRPYGQEEFGTKAELKNLNSFNYVRKGLEFEEKRQEKVLMKGGEIAQETRRFDEKSGDTVLMRVKEGSDDYRYFPEPDLVEIHIDQEWKDRIRESIPLLPDALKEKYVDEYGLPAYDAHVLTLKKETSDFFNEMVESHQADVKLASNWLMGGVNEYLNKQQVELGETALTPENLSDMIKLIEDGTISSKQAKKVFNVLVEKGGDAKKVVKDLGMEQISDPAVLTGMVTEVVDANPQSIEDFKNGKDRAIGFLVGQIMKKSKGQANPKMVNQILLEEIDKR